DNA sequence from the Thermoplasma sp. Kam2015 genome:
TATCTGATCTCATAGAGATGGTAAGAAGCGCCCTTCAGAGCATGGTGAGCGAGAGATGCCAGAAGGGGGACGTCAGGATCAGATTCCAGGAATTCATGGAGTACATGATGATAATGAACAAGAAGGGAGAAAGGGAGATACGTTCTCTCTTCAACTATCTCTATCTTTTCGGAGAGTACGTTGAAAATGAGAAGGAAAAGGTGGGCAAGGTACCGTTCAGTTACTGCTCATCCGTTGCCAGCAGGCTGTCTGCGTTTTCGGATCAGGATGAGGAAAGATACGCCGCCATTCTTTCTCCAGAAGAGTCTGGGTATATCCAGGCAGCTTGCCTCGATCCATCAGGAATCCTGGAGGTTCTGAAGGAATCCAAGACCATACACATGTCCGGTACGCTCGATCCCTTTGATTTTTACTCAGACATAACTGGTTTTGAAATCCCATTCAAGAAGATAGGCGAAATATTTCCGCCGGAAAACAGGTACATCGCATACTATGATGGTGTATCGTCCAAGTATGACACTCTGGATGAAAGAGAACTGGACAAGATGGCAACCATCATAGAAGAGATAGTGACAAAGGTCAGGAGAAACACCATAGTTTATTTTCCTTCATACTCGCTGATGGATAAGGTTGAGAACAGGGTCTCATTTGATCATATGAAGGAATACAGGGGCATAGATCAGAAGGATCTCTATGCCATGCTTCGAAAATTCAGAAAGGGAAATGGTACCATATTTGCAGTCTCCGGAGGCAGATTATCGGAGGGTATAAACTTCCCCGGAAATGAGCTCGAGATGATAATACTTGCAGGTCTCCCATTCCCCAGGCCTGACGCATTGAACAGATCACTCTTTGATTACTACGAGAGAAAATACGGCAAGGGCTGGGAATACAGCGTGGTGTACCCAACGGCCATAAAGATAAGGCAGGAAATAGGGAGGCTCATCAGAAGTGCTGATGACGTGGGTGCGTGTGTCATACTTGATAAAAGATCTGGGCAGTTCAGGAGATTCATACCAGATCTCAGGAAGACTTCCGATCCGGCTTCAGATATCTACAATTTCTTTTCATCGCTTAAAGCTAGAGAAAAATACAGCGCATGATCCATCCGTGGAAAATGTTTTAAGCCTGTTTTGATATGTAAATCTGGTTTATATGGCTATAAACGCTGTGGCTGGCTTCATCAGGGAGTTCTCTCCTAAGGATATTGATCAGGTCTACAGGATAGCACAGAACTCCCTGACAGAGTTCTATACCCAGTCCCTGATAATGGATCTTCACAGGGAATGGCCTGAATCATTCATGGTGTATACGATAACGGATACGGTTGTTGGTTTCATAGTGGGCTCAAAGTATTCCAGAACCGAAGCCAGAATACTTCTCTTTGCGGTTGATGAGAGGTTCAGGAAAATGGGAGTAGGTTCCGCGTTGATGGACAGATTCCTTCAGCTGTGCAGAGAGGAGAACATGCTGAGTGTGCGGCTGGAGGTCAGAACGGATAATGATGAGGCCATACGCTTCTATAAGAAATATGGATTTGTTATAACGGCATTGCTTCCTGGATATTACAGCGATTCTTCAAATGCATATACCATGTGGCGCATCATATGAATGCATTCAATTTATTGAAAAGTTAGAAGTTTGAGGAAGTTTTTAAAATTCAGATGTTCAGATGTGATATGGGTGGATTTTTCCGGTGGAAATGTTTAATATTTAGTTTGCAAAATTCATAAGAACGGGCTTATGCAGGCCTCATACAAGAGTGTTTGCATCATGATA
Encoded proteins:
- a CDS encoding ATP-dependent DNA helicase; amino-acid sequence: MYENRQYQAEAIDFLGKSLQDHYGVALESPTGSGKTIMALRSALKYASERKLKILYLVRTNSQEEQVIRELRAISSATKVRAIPMQGRVNMCILYHMIEDLHEINAESLAKFCNMKKREVMAGNESACPYFNFKIRSDETKRYIFEELPTAEEFYEYGERNNVCPYESMKAALPDAEIVVAPYAYFLNRNIAEKFLSHWGVSRNQLVIILDEAHNLPDIGRSIGSFRISIESLNRADKEAQAYGDPELSQKIHVSDLIEMVRSALQSMVSERCQKGDVRIRFQEFMEYMMIMNKKGEREIRSLFNYLYLFGEYVENEKEKVGKVPFSYCSSVASRLSAFSDQDEERYAAILSPEESGYIQAACLDPSGILEVLKESKTIHMSGTLDPFDFYSDITGFEIPFKKIGEIFPPENRYIAYYDGVSSKYDTLDERELDKMATIIEEIVTKVRRNTIVYFPSYSLMDKVENRVSFDHMKEYRGIDQKDLYAMLRKFRKGNGTIFAVSGGRLSEGINFPGNELEMIILAGLPFPRPDALNRSLFDYYERKYGKGWEYSVVYPTAIKIRQEIGRLIRSADDVGACVILDKRSGQFRRFIPDLRKTSDPASDIYNFFSSLKAREKYSA
- the rimI gene encoding ribosomal protein S18-alanine N-acetyltransferase is translated as MAINAVAGFIREFSPKDIDQVYRIAQNSLTEFYTQSLIMDLHREWPESFMVYTITDTVVGFIVGSKYSRTEARILLFAVDERFRKMGVGSALMDRFLQLCREENMLSVRLEVRTDNDEAIRFYKKYGFVITALLPGYYSDSSNAYTMWRII